A window of the Candidatus Cetobacterium colombiensis genome harbors these coding sequences:
- a CDS encoding ABC transporter substrate-binding protein, whose protein sequence is MKKIVLSLALLGLLTACGDKEPKAKKKNIVVTSNSHNGEPSSVALEEIIKEYNQNNPEVNIEFIPGSSDYEETMKTKMATNSLPDIFGTHGWSVNRYKEYLEPLNNREWAKYLSPAIAPVITDENDKFYILPLDVDIVGLPYNLDVLEAAGVNPKEIKTTDDFIAALEKVKQIGVTPIYIGGKDSASVGNIYDWIAPGLIILTNDNPQGENLKNGIFDEKAWNQTGEFIKTLVDNGYINRDALTGNEAARALGTGKAAFLFFGTSMINEGNSYNPNARLDFIALPTKDRDQKSYFITGERMALGVWKDSPNKKEALEFLDYLAKPENVSKMATANILPTGLTNAKSDLGKFEDSYNLGDQYQYVGFFDREYLPSGAWETLCSIGASIISGQMTVSEASKKMKEDFDKLKKNK, encoded by the coding sequence ATGAAAAAAATAGTTCTATCATTGGCACTTTTGGGTCTTCTTACTGCATGTGGTGATAAAGAGCCTAAAGCTAAAAAGAAAAATATAGTTGTCACAAGTAATTCTCACAATGGTGAGCCATCTTCTGTTGCTTTAGAAGAAATTATAAAAGAATATAATCAAAATAATCCAGAAGTTAATATCGAATTTATACCAGGATCTTCAGATTATGAAGAAACTATGAAAACCAAAATGGCTACAAACTCTTTACCTGATATATTTGGTACCCATGGTTGGTCTGTAAATAGATATAAAGAATATCTAGAGCCTTTAAATAATAGAGAGTGGGCAAAATATTTAAGTCCAGCTATTGCTCCTGTTATTACCGATGAAAATGATAAATTTTATATATTACCTCTTGATGTTGATATAGTTGGGCTACCTTATAACTTAGATGTTTTAGAAGCTGCTGGAGTAAATCCAAAAGAGATTAAAACTACCGATGATTTTATTGCTGCTCTTGAAAAAGTAAAACAAATTGGCGTAACACCAATATATATAGGAGGAAAAGATTCTGCTTCTGTTGGAAATATATATGACTGGATAGCTCCAGGTCTTATTATCTTAACTAATGATAATCCACAAGGTGAAAACCTTAAAAATGGAATTTTTGATGAAAAAGCTTGGAATCAAACTGGTGAATTTATTAAAACTCTTGTAGATAATGGTTATATAAATAGAGATGCATTAACAGGAAATGAGGCTGCTAGAGCTCTTGGAACTGGAAAAGCTGCATTTTTATTCTTTGGAACTTCTATGATTAATGAAGGAAATAGCTATAATCCTAATGCTAGACTTGATTTTATTGCATTACCCACTAAAGATAGAGATCAAAAATCATATTTTATTACTGGTGAAAGAATGGCCCTTGGTGTTTGGAAAGATTCTCCAAACAAAAAAGAAGCTTTAGAATTCTTAGATTATTTAGCAAAACCAGAAAATGTATCTAAAATGGCAACCGCAAATATTTTACCTACTGGACTTACAAATGCTAAAAGTGATCTTGGAAAGTTTGAAGATAGTTACAATTTAGGAGATCAATATCAATATGTTGGTTTCTTTGATAGAGAGTACTTACCTAGTGGAGCTTGGGAAACTCTTTGTTCTATTGGAGCTTCTATTATATCTGGACAAATGACTGTTTCTGAAGCTTCTAAAAAAATGAAAGAAGATTTTGATAAATTGAAAAAAAATAAATAA
- a CDS encoding carbohydrate ABC transporter permease: MNFIKHNLKKLIFGAFVIILGSIHLIPIYITTTVAFKKKTDLSSRWLLPTELYFDNFIHAFEKAELLLAMKNSFIITACSIVLITTLGALAAYPLARHKSVTNKVILNLILAVMMVPPLSILVPLLTTLTRIHGINTYWGIILTLTTFNLPLSIFLYSNFIHTIPKELEEAAMIDGCSKFRTFRTVIFPLLKPITATVIILTGVGIWNDYQFSVYLLQSQKMKVVTLAISSFFSTSSSNLGAAAAGAIIAVLPVIVLYIFLQRYFIAGMTSGSIK, translated from the coding sequence GTGAACTTTATTAAACATAATTTAAAAAAATTAATTTTTGGAGCTTTTGTAATTATTCTTGGTTCTATTCATCTAATACCTATATATATAACTACAACAGTTGCTTTTAAGAAAAAAACAGATTTAAGCTCTAGATGGCTTTTACCTACGGAATTATATTTTGATAACTTTATACATGCTTTTGAAAAAGCTGAACTACTTCTTGCTATGAAAAATAGTTTTATTATAACTGCTTGTTCTATAGTTTTAATAACTACACTTGGAGCATTAGCTGCATATCCATTAGCAAGACATAAAAGTGTTACAAACAAAGTTATTCTAAATTTAATTCTAGCGGTTATGATGGTTCCACCGCTTAGTATTTTGGTACCTTTATTAACTACCTTAACAAGAATTCATGGAATAAATACTTATTGGGGAATTATTTTAACATTAACAACTTTTAATCTACCACTTAGTATTTTCTTATACAGTAACTTTATTCATACTATACCAAAAGAGTTAGAGGAAGCTGCTATGATTGATGGTTGTAGTAAATTTAGAACTTTCCGTACAGTTATATTTCCACTTTTAAAACCTATAACAGCTACTGTTATTATATTAACTGGTGTTGGAATTTGGAATGACTACCAATTTTCAGTTTATCTTTTACAATCACAAAAGATGAAAGTCGTTACTTTAGCTATATCATCATTTTTTAGTACATCTTCATCAAATCTAGGAGCTGCTGCTGCTGGAGCAATTATTGCTGTTTTACCTGTAATTGTTTTATATATATTCCTACAAAGATATTTCATTGCTGGAATGACAAGTGGATCAATAAAATAA